The proteins below come from a single Mya arenaria isolate MELC-2E11 chromosome 6, ASM2691426v1 genomic window:
- the LOC128238643 gene encoding apolipoprotein D-like produces the protein MCRWYLLAAAFACVLGGSWGQIISWGSCPTVQVQQNFNIARYMGPWYEQKRYFAVFEAGMECVSAEYTLETGGVVKVNNTGYRRISGRYSSAIGDAIVEDPREPAKLGVRFSEYQPRGDYWVLSTDYDTYTVIWSCTPFARFFNTQFAWILTRNAQGVPDSKMAELYSLLDGYGIHTWKLLTTDQSPASCPM, from the exons ATGTGTCGGTGGTACCTTTTGGCCGCGGCGTTTGCCTGTGTGTTGGGGGGTAGCTGGGGTCAGATTATATCGTGGGGGAGTTGCCCAACAGTACAGGTCCAGCAGAACTTCAACATTGCACGG TATATGGGCCCATGGTATGAACAGAAACGATATTTTGCGGTATTCGAGGCTGGTATGGAATGCGTGAGCGCGGAATACACTTTAGAGACCGGGGGCGTGGTCAaagtcaacaacactgggtaCAGAAGGAt CTCGGGAAGGTATAGTTCTGCGATTGGTGACGCCATTGTCGAGGACCCTAGGGAGCCAGCCAAACTTGGCGTACGCTTCTCGGAAT ACCAGCCCCGCGGTGACTACTGGGTACTGAGTACTGACTACGATACGTACACGGTCATCTGGTCATGCACACCTTTTGCCCGGTTTTTCAATACAC AGTTTGCATGGATACTGACGCGAAACGCGCAAGGGGTGCCTGACTCCAAAATGGCAGAACTCTACAGTCTGCTGGATGGTTACGGGATCCACACCTGGAAGCTCCTCACCACTGACCAGTCCCCTGCATCCTGTCCGATGTAA